The Collimonas sp. PA-H2 genome contains a region encoding:
- a CDS encoding META and DUF4377 domain-containing protein yields the protein MTLASVSSLPRSLLRGLAVSAAVGFTLAACAGTPPAPVAGNDPALSAVRWELTGWTGHTVPHGDNGEPVILNFDMQDGKGRVSGRAGCNQFSAPYSVRAAGQLTIVEAVTTRMACAPPAMQFEADFLDKLQAVNNYKISGPVLEMTTVDGQTLSFYQREKPSAAAKIKFVYVASQKMPCSTGMMRTTCLQIRERKEDPWQLWYGNIAGFNFEPGIAYRLRILEEPVLNPPADASSIKWTLDMIVEQEVVKK from the coding sequence ATGACGCTTGCCTCAGTCTCTTCACTGCCGCGTTCCTTACTGCGCGGCCTGGCCGTCAGCGCCGCCGTCGGCTTTACCCTGGCCGCTTGCGCCGGTACGCCGCCGGCGCCGGTGGCCGGCAACGATCCGGCGTTGTCCGCCGTGCGCTGGGAATTGACCGGCTGGACCGGCCACACTGTCCCGCATGGCGACAATGGCGAACCCGTGATCCTCAATTTCGACATGCAGGATGGCAAGGGCAGAGTCAGCGGCCGCGCCGGCTGCAACCAGTTTTCCGCGCCCTACTCGGTGCGCGCGGCCGGCCAGCTGACCATCGTCGAGGCCGTCACCACGCGCATGGCTTGCGCGCCGCCGGCAATGCAGTTCGAAGCCGATTTCCTCGACAAGCTGCAAGCCGTCAACAACTACAAGATCAGCGGCCCGGTGCTGGAAATGACAACCGTGGATGGCCAGACCCTCAGCTTCTATCAACGCGAAAAACCGAGCGCTGCCGCCAAGATCAAATTCGTCTACGTCGCTTCGCAAAAAATGCCGTGCAGCACCGGCATGATGCGCACCACCTGCCTGCAGATCCGCGAACGCAAGGAAGATCCGTGGCAGCTCTGGTACGGCAATATCGCCGGCTTCAATTTCGAGCCCGGCATCGCCTACCGTCTGAGGATCCTGGAAGAGCCGGTGCTCAATCCGCCGGCCGATGCCAGTTCGATCAAGTGGACACTCGACATGATCGTGGAACAGGAAGTGGTCAAAAAATAA
- a CDS encoding type II asparaginase, translated as MMFGALLLSTFAAQAQDQAKLPNVVILATGGTIAGTGADSTTTVGYTSATVGVEKLIAAVPELKKVANVKGEQVFQIASESMTNDHWLKLAKRVNALLAQPDVDGIVITHGTDTIEETAYFLDLTVKSRKPVVVVGAMRPSTAISADGPINLYNAVLLAGSKDAIGKGVLVSLNDQINSAREVSKTNTSTTDTFKSTELGMLGYIQGNKAYFYRQSTRKNTVDTEFDISKLDVLPQVDIIYGYANMTRAALDAQVASGAKGIIQAGVGDGSVAAQMKTPLVEARKKGVIIVRASRVGQGIVARNGEANDDELDFVVADTLNAQKARILLMLALTKTKDTKEIQRMFYTY; from the coding sequence ATGATGTTCGGCGCTTTATTGCTGTCGACTTTCGCGGCGCAGGCGCAAGATCAAGCCAAACTGCCTAACGTCGTGATCCTGGCGACCGGCGGCACCATCGCCGGCACCGGCGCCGACAGCACCACGACCGTGGGTTATACGTCGGCCACCGTAGGCGTGGAAAAACTGATCGCAGCGGTTCCAGAGCTGAAGAAGGTCGCCAACGTCAAGGGCGAGCAGGTATTCCAGATCGCCAGCGAAAGCATGACCAACGACCATTGGCTGAAGCTGGCCAAGCGCGTCAACGCGCTGTTGGCGCAACCGGATGTGGATGGCATCGTCATCACCCACGGCACTGACACCATCGAAGAAACCGCTTATTTCCTCGACCTTACCGTGAAGAGCCGCAAGCCTGTGGTCGTGGTCGGCGCCATGCGTCCATCGACCGCGATCTCGGCCGACGGCCCGATCAACCTGTACAACGCGGTCCTGCTGGCCGGCAGCAAGGATGCCATCGGCAAGGGCGTGCTGGTATCGCTGAACGACCAGATCAATTCCGCGCGTGAAGTGAGCAAGACCAATACCTCGACCACTGACACCTTCAAGTCGACCGAACTGGGCATGCTGGGCTACATCCAGGGCAACAAGGCTTACTTCTATCGCCAGTCGACCCGCAAGAATACGGTCGATACAGAGTTTGACATCAGCAAGCTGGACGTGCTGCCGCAGGTCGACATCATCTACGGCTACGCCAACATGACCCGCGCCGCACTCGACGCGCAAGTCGCTTCGGGCGCCAAGGGCATCATCCAGGCTGGCGTCGGCGACGGCAGCGTCGCGGCGCAAATGAAAACGCCTTTGGTGGAAGCGCGCAAGAAAGGCGTGATCATCGTTCGCGCCAGCCGCGTCGGCCAGGGCATCGTAGCCCGTAACGGCGAAGCCAACGACGACGAACTGGACTTCGTGGTGGCGGATACGCTGAATGCGCAAAAGGCCCGCATCTTGCTGATGCTGGCGTTGACCAAGACCAAGGACACCAAGGAAATCCAGCGCATGTTCTACACCTATTGA
- a CDS encoding alpha/beta fold hydrolase, translating into MALSVDNNERRQLLLLPGFMLDQTLWDDMREGLQQLGQLHFGDLGQDDSISAMAARVLRQAPPRFVLIGFSMGGYVAQAIMQQAPERVIALALLNTSARQQNPREIAGNKVQLELARQVPFKGLTSRALASSLHPDLAHDRVLLERLQAMALSNGKEVFIRQLSALRSDGYAELHNIHCPTLIVASSNDQLSSVAESQQMLEQIATARMALIENCGHMTPLEKPRQLLQILSDWISTIE; encoded by the coding sequence ATGGCGCTATCGGTAGACAATAATGAGCGCCGGCAACTGTTGCTGCTGCCCGGCTTCATGCTGGATCAAACGCTGTGGGACGACATGCGCGAAGGCCTGCAGCAACTGGGCCAGCTGCACTTCGGCGATCTCGGCCAGGATGATTCGATCAGCGCCATGGCGGCGCGCGTGCTGCGGCAGGCGCCGCCGCGTTTCGTCCTGATCGGCTTTTCCATGGGCGGCTACGTGGCCCAGGCCATCATGCAGCAGGCGCCGGAACGGGTGATTGCGCTGGCGCTGCTGAACACTTCTGCACGGCAGCAGAACCCGCGCGAAATCGCCGGTAACAAGGTGCAGCTGGAACTAGCGCGGCAAGTGCCGTTCAAGGGCCTCACCAGCCGCGCCCTGGCGTCTTCGCTGCATCCTGACCTGGCGCATGACCGCGTGCTGCTGGAGCGGCTGCAAGCGATGGCGCTGAGCAACGGCAAGGAAGTCTTTATCCGCCAGTTGTCGGCCCTGCGCAGCGACGGTTACGCCGAGCTGCACAACATTCATTGTCCGACGCTGATCGTCGCCAGCAGCAACGACCAGCTCAGCAGCGTCGCCGAGTCACAACAGATGTTGGAGCAGATCGCCACGGCGCGCATGGCGCTGATCGAAAACTGCGGACATATGACACCGCTGGAAAAACCGCGCCAGCTGCTGCAGATTTTGTCCGACTGGATCAGTACCATCGAATGA
- a CDS encoding glycosyltransferase family 2 protein, protein MPVNSNDQAPGKPLLSLVVPFYNESSAIGPFFQRIGPILAALDRFDCEIVCVNDGSADDTLAQLIATASQDRRLRVIDLSRNFGKEAALTAGLNEARGDAVIPIDADLQDPPELIPRLIAEWQNGYEVVLAKRVNRDSDSYMKRNSASLFYRLYNAVSDIKLPENVGDFRLIDRQVLESLKQLPENRRFMKGLFAWVGYRTTTVEYVREARSAGESKFSGWRLWNFALEGITSFSTVPLRWWTYCGFAISLLAFIYGLVIICKTLIYGIDMPGYASLLTVVLFLGGIQLIGIGVLGEYMGRTYLESKGRPIYLVRRRYQKTED, encoded by the coding sequence ATGCCTGTGAATTCAAACGATCAAGCGCCCGGCAAGCCACTACTGTCGCTAGTGGTTCCTTTCTACAACGAGAGTTCGGCGATCGGGCCATTTTTCCAGCGCATAGGCCCGATACTGGCCGCTCTGGATCGTTTCGATTGCGAGATTGTGTGCGTCAACGACGGCAGCGCCGACGATACCTTGGCCCAGCTGATCGCCACCGCCAGCCAGGACCGCCGCCTGCGGGTCATCGATTTGTCGCGCAATTTCGGCAAGGAGGCAGCCCTGACCGCCGGCCTCAACGAGGCACGGGGCGATGCCGTCATTCCCATCGATGCCGACCTGCAGGATCCGCCCGAACTGATCCCGCGCTTGATCGCGGAATGGCAGAACGGTTACGAAGTGGTGCTGGCCAAGCGCGTCAACCGCGACAGCGATTCCTACATGAAGCGCAACAGCGCCAGCCTGTTTTATCGCCTCTACAACGCGGTGTCGGACATCAAGCTGCCTGAAAACGTCGGCGATTTCCGCCTGATCGACCGCCAGGTGCTGGAATCGCTCAAGCAATTGCCGGAAAACCGCCGTTTCATGAAAGGCTTGTTTGCCTGGGTCGGCTACCGCACCACCACCGTGGAATATGTGCGAGAAGCCCGTAGCGCGGGAGAGTCCAAGTTCTCCGGCTGGCGCCTGTGGAATTTCGCGCTGGAGGGCATCACCAGCTTCAGCACTGTGCCGTTGCGCTGGTGGACTTACTGCGGCTTTGCGATTTCATTGCTCGCCTTTATCTACGGCCTGGTAATCATTTGCAAAACCCTGATTTACGGCATCGACATGCCGGGCTATGCCTCGCTCCTGACGGTGGTGCTGTTCCTCGGCGGCATACAGCTGATCGGGATTGGCGTGCTTGGCGAATACATGGGCAGGACTTACCTGGAATCAAAAGGGCGTCCGATCTACCTGGTCCGGCGCCGTTACCAGAAAACGGAAGACTAG
- a CDS encoding FkbM family methyltransferase has protein sequence MSLPLRPIAFVLAASNHGSMIVNRNDHHGVNENNGYGVGYQILSNSSFDASEIDFALALLNCRRRHFGDGVFAIDGGANIGVHTIEWARHMHGWGRVLAFEAQEVVFYALAGNVAINNCLNARVKLSALGEQCGELVVPQPDYFKAASFGSLELRQRPNTEFIGQQISYEADAGATVPMVSLDSLKLERLDLVKLDVEGMELDVLRGARATIEKHRPVMCIEVLKSEPAAIEAFLKELGYRVFPAGLNAIAVHEKDPTLAHISVTDGQVLLTT, from the coding sequence ATGTCTTTGCCACTCCGCCCCATCGCTTTTGTCCTGGCCGCATCCAATCATGGCAGCATGATCGTGAACCGCAACGATCATCACGGCGTCAATGAAAATAACGGCTACGGGGTCGGCTATCAGATACTCAGCAATTCCAGTTTCGACGCCAGCGAGATAGATTTTGCGCTGGCCTTGCTGAATTGCCGGCGCCGTCATTTCGGCGACGGCGTGTTCGCCATCGACGGCGGCGCCAATATCGGCGTGCATACCATCGAGTGGGCGCGCCACATGCATGGCTGGGGCCGGGTGCTGGCGTTCGAAGCGCAGGAAGTCGTGTTTTACGCCCTGGCCGGCAATGTCGCCATCAACAACTGCCTGAACGCGCGGGTGAAGCTGTCGGCGCTGGGCGAGCAATGCGGCGAACTGGTGGTGCCGCAGCCGGATTACTTCAAGGCCGCCAGCTTTGGCAGCCTGGAGCTGCGCCAGCGGCCGAATACCGAATTCATCGGCCAGCAGATTTCCTACGAAGCCGACGCCGGCGCGACAGTACCGATGGTCAGCCTGGATTCCTTGAAACTGGAGCGCCTGGACCTGGTGAAACTGGATGTCGAAGGGATGGAACTGGATGTGCTGCGCGGCGCCCGCGCCACCATAGAAAAGCATCGCCCAGTCATGTGCATCGAAGTCCTCAAGTCGGAACCGGCAGCGATTGAAGCCTTTCTCAAGGAACTGGGCTATCGGGTGTTTCCGGCGGGACTGAATGCGATTGCGGTGCATGAGAAGGATCCCACGCTGGCGCATATTTCGGTGACGGACGGCCAGGTGCTCCTGACTACCTGA
- a CDS encoding GtrA family protein translates to MSMSMLSYRRFLIYAAVGATGTACQYGILVLLVQGGLAGPVPASAAGALAGAIVNYGLNYWLTFQSQAGHLQTASRFALIAIAGIALNTGLMHLLTVPLALNYLVAQILSSVAVLLLTYSANALWTFRSKRPQTSVPAKND, encoded by the coding sequence ATGTCGATGTCGATGCTGAGCTACAGGCGGTTCCTGATCTATGCCGCGGTCGGTGCGACCGGTACTGCGTGCCAGTACGGCATCCTGGTCCTGCTGGTGCAGGGCGGCCTGGCCGGCCCGGTGCCGGCCTCGGCGGCCGGCGCCCTGGCTGGCGCCATCGTCAACTACGGCCTCAACTACTGGCTCACCTTCCAGAGCCAAGCCGGCCATCTGCAGACGGCTAGCCGCTTCGCCCTGATCGCGATTGCCGGCATCGCGCTGAATACCGGGCTGATGCATCTGCTGACCGTGCCGCTGGCGCTCAATTACCTGGTGGCGCAGATCCTGTCGTCAGTGGCGGTGCTGCTGCTGACTTATTCCGCCAACGCATTATGGACGTTCAGGTCGAAGCGGCCGCAGACCAGCGTTCCCGCCAAAAATGACTAG
- the hisC gene encoding histidinol-phosphate transaminase, with protein MSKFWSPIVSRLTPYTPGEQPKLSKLIKLNTNENPYGPSPLALAAIAAEAGDSLRLYPDPEADVLKRALAEQNAAHGITSAHVFVGNGSDEVLAHAFQALLQHEEPILFPDISYSFYPTYCGLYEVAHRTVPLAADFSLRVDDYLGVDAGGIIFPNPNAPTGCLLPLAEVERLVAGQPDCVVIVDEAYVDFGGDSAIPLVARYPNLLVVQTLSKSRSLAGLRVGFAIGHPDLITALNRVKNSFNSYPLDRMAIAGATAAIKDQAHFDKTRHAVMASREHMVAGLTELGFEVLPSAANFVFARHPRHDAAKLAASLRGDGIIVRHFSSARIAQFLRITVGTDEACQALLDALQLHLQALPADF; from the coding sequence ATGAGCAAATTCTGGAGTCCCATCGTCAGCCGCCTGACGCCTTACACCCCCGGCGAACAACCCAAGCTGAGCAAGCTGATCAAGCTCAACACCAACGAGAATCCCTACGGACCGTCGCCGCTGGCGCTGGCCGCGATTGCCGCCGAGGCGGGCGACAGCCTGCGCCTGTATCCCGATCCCGAGGCCGATGTGCTGAAACGGGCGCTGGCCGAGCAGAACGCCGCGCATGGCATCACCAGCGCCCATGTGTTCGTCGGCAACGGCTCCGACGAAGTGCTGGCGCATGCCTTCCAGGCCCTGCTGCAGCATGAAGAGCCGATCCTGTTCCCGGACATCAGCTACAGTTTTTACCCGACCTATTGCGGCTTGTATGAAGTGGCGCACCGCACGGTGCCGCTGGCGGCGGATTTCAGCCTGCGCGTCGACGACTACCTGGGCGTCGACGCCGGCGGCATCATTTTCCCGAATCCGAATGCGCCTACCGGCTGCCTGCTGCCGCTGGCCGAAGTCGAGCGGCTGGTGGCGGGGCAGCCCGACTGCGTAGTGATCGTCGATGAGGCCTATGTCGATTTCGGCGGCGACAGCGCGATCCCGCTGGTAGCGCGCTATCCTAATCTGCTGGTGGTGCAGACCTTGTCGAAGTCGCGCTCGCTGGCCGGCTTGCGGGTCGGCTTTGCGATCGGCCATCCGGATCTGATCACGGCGCTGAACCGGGTCAAGAACAGCTTCAATTCCTATCCGCTGGACCGCATGGCGATCGCCGGCGCCACCGCCGCCATCAAGGACCAGGCGCATTTCGACAAGACCCGCCACGCAGTGATGGCCAGCCGCGAACACATGGTGGCGGGGCTCACAGAGCTCGGCTTCGAGGTGCTGCCGTCGGCCGCCAACTTCGTGTTCGCGCGCCATCCGCGCCATGACGCCGCCAAGCTGGCTGCCAGTCTGCGCGGCGACGGCATCATAGTGCGCCATTTCAGCAGCGCCCGCATCGCCCAGTTCCTGCGCATCACGGTCGGCACCGATGAGGCTTGCCAGGCTTTACTGGATGCCTTGCAGCTTCACCTGCAGGCATTGCCGGCCGATTTCTGA
- a CDS encoding DUF6311 domain-containing protein → MTRKFPLFFSPLPWAALMGLAAFVFYTGGTIVWPTYTEWLMRGDFGQHFLGWNFFRHTPLWQFPLGANPAYGETLGSSIVFTDSTPLFAFLFKPFTAWLPQPFQYIGIWLMLSAMLQGIFACKLLSLFSRDRCVVLLATAFFVLAPPFWWRMLLECDALSAHWMILAALYLYFRDRSGWRGWLLLLCLATLTHAYLLAMVLAIWAADMLQRWLKDQASLRTLAGRTAVSAACLALLMWVSGYFMVGGSLATPYGSYFRMSLLALFDPLHWWSRILPDLPRSGGEYEGFNYLGSGMLLLAVLALLLLVRSKGRATLHWHWATLLPLLAAALVLALQALSNSIGWAEHDLLVYRLPDVLQRLADVFRVSSRMFWPMFYLIYIGVFHIAFNLIGKRWLPFLLAALLALQLWDSNSAAQNIRSNIGGYRWQSPLQSVFWKQLPASYRRIAVVMPSAYSFDYFPLTLYASEHGLPINSGYFARWDKNALLALQRQTAEMVASGSYDPHTLYVFYNDPLSLAFWEQAKASAGAADLVTRLDGLGVLAPGWMQCGACRSLYLPAAPAVPAAAPAYTLGQALEFRDGGNAGPYLAGGWATPESWGTWSKDNQAAMRLQLAAPITGDLTLTVSGHSFVPPRYPNQTVKVSVNGQAIGELRYSAERNESVQELRIPAALALKNHGELLILFTVAEPVSPIQAMQSKDVRALGLGAVSMTIAGGRQ, encoded by the coding sequence ATGACTAGAAAATTCCCGCTGTTTTTCTCCCCCTTGCCGTGGGCGGCGCTGATGGGGCTTGCCGCCTTTGTGTTTTATACCGGCGGCACGATTGTCTGGCCCACCTACACTGAATGGCTGATGCGCGGCGATTTCGGCCAGCATTTCCTCGGCTGGAATTTTTTCCGGCACACGCCGCTGTGGCAATTTCCTCTGGGAGCGAACCCTGCTTACGGCGAAACGCTGGGCAGTTCGATTGTCTTTACCGATTCGACACCGTTATTCGCTTTCCTGTTCAAGCCTTTTACCGCCTGGCTGCCGCAGCCGTTCCAGTACATCGGCATCTGGCTGATGCTGAGCGCCATGCTGCAGGGGATTTTCGCATGCAAGCTGCTATCGCTGTTCTCGCGCGACCGGTGCGTCGTGCTGCTGGCGACCGCCTTTTTTGTCCTGGCGCCGCCCTTCTGGTGGCGCATGCTGCTGGAATGCGACGCCTTGTCGGCGCACTGGATGATCCTGGCGGCCCTGTACCTGTATTTCAGGGACCGCTCAGGCTGGCGCGGCTGGCTGCTGCTGCTGTGCCTGGCGACGCTGACGCATGCCTACCTGCTCGCCATGGTGCTGGCGATCTGGGCCGCCGACATGCTGCAGCGATGGCTTAAAGACCAGGCGTCGTTGCGGACGCTGGCTGGACGGACAGCCGTGAGCGCCGCTTGCCTGGCGCTGCTGATGTGGGTGAGCGGCTATTTCATGGTAGGTGGCAGCCTTGCCACACCTTACGGCAGCTATTTCCGCATGAGCTTGCTGGCTTTGTTCGATCCGCTTCACTGGTGGTCGAGAATCCTTCCTGACCTGCCCAGAAGCGGCGGTGAATACGAAGGCTTCAATTATCTCGGCAGCGGCATGCTGCTGCTGGCAGTCCTGGCGCTGCTGCTCTTGGTGCGCAGCAAGGGCCGGGCCACACTGCATTGGCACTGGGCGACCTTGCTGCCGTTGCTGGCGGCAGCGCTGGTGCTGGCTTTGCAGGCGCTGAGCAATTCGATCGGCTGGGCAGAGCACGACCTCTTGGTTTACCGCTTACCGGATGTTCTGCAACGGCTGGCGGATGTTTTCCGGGTATCGAGCCGCATGTTCTGGCCCATGTTCTATCTGATCTATATCGGCGTTTTCCATATCGCCTTCAATCTGATCGGCAAGCGCTGGCTGCCTTTCCTGCTGGCAGCGCTGCTGGCGCTGCAACTATGGGACAGCAATAGCGCCGCGCAGAATATCCGCAGCAACATCGGCGGCTATCGCTGGCAATCGCCGTTGCAGTCTGTTTTCTGGAAGCAGCTGCCGGCCAGCTATCGCCGTATCGCCGTGGTCATGCCGAGCGCTTATTCTTTCGATTACTTTCCCTTGACCTTGTATGCATCGGAACATGGCCTGCCGATCAATAGCGGCTACTTTGCGCGCTGGGATAAAAACGCCTTGCTGGCCTTGCAGCGCCAGACCGCGGAAATGGTAGCCAGCGGCAGCTATGATCCGCATACCCTGTATGTCTTCTATAACGATCCGCTGTCTCTTGCGTTCTGGGAGCAGGCGAAAGCCAGCGCCGGCGCGGCTGACCTGGTTACCCGGCTCGACGGGCTCGGCGTGCTGGCGCCGGGCTGGATGCAGTGCGGCGCCTGCCGCAGCCTGTACCTGCCGGCGGCTCCGGCGGTACCGGCGGCCGCACCTGCCTACACGCTGGGCCAGGCGCTCGAGTTCCGCGACGGCGGCAATGCCGGCCCCTACCTGGCCGGCGGCTGGGCTACGCCTGAAAGCTGGGGTACATGGAGCAAAGACAACCAGGCGGCCATGCGGCTGCAGCTTGCCGCCCCAATCACCGGCGACCTGACGCTGACCGTCAGCGGCCATTCTTTCGTACCGCCCCGTTACCCGAACCAGACGGTGAAGGTGTCGGTCAATGGCCAGGCCATAGGTGAGCTGCGCTACAGTGCGGAACGCAACGAGAGCGTGCAGGAGCTGCGCATTCCGGCTGCGCTGGCGTTGAAAAATCACGGCGAACTGCTGATCCTGTTTACTGTCGCCGAGCCGGTATCGCCGATCCAGGCGATGCAGAGCAAGGACGTGCGGGCGCTCGGCCTGGGTGCGGTATCCATGACGATCGCCGGCGGCCGGCAGTAA
- a CDS encoding mechanosensitive ion channel family protein, which translates to MNILAVNQLTTLWNFLLESSLHYGLNAVLAIFTLAVGWWLSSRFANALDRVMIRASLDATLRPVLRSLLLWLVRLITLVAVLGQFGVQTASIIAVLGAASLAIGLALQGTLQNIAAGMMLLLLRPFQVGEYISNGSVEGTVDEIGLFATKLTKADGVCLFVPNNQLWNSALTNFSRNNTRRIDMPLGINYRDNPAVAIQALQKLLLADERILATPAPLVVVTDHAESAVMLNMRAWTTTSEYWAVRWSLAQNVQAALESVNCSIPFPTRELHITRAAEVNTAA; encoded by the coding sequence TTGAACATATTAGCTGTCAATCAACTTACAACGCTCTGGAACTTCCTTCTTGAATCGTCCTTGCACTATGGCCTGAATGCGGTGCTGGCCATTTTCACGCTGGCGGTCGGCTGGTGGCTGTCCTCGCGCTTCGCCAATGCACTGGACCGCGTCATGATTCGCGCCAGCCTCGACGCCACCTTGCGGCCGGTGCTGCGCAGCTTGCTGCTGTGGCTGGTACGTTTGATCACGCTGGTCGCCGTGCTGGGCCAGTTCGGAGTGCAGACTGCCAGTATCATCGCCGTCCTGGGTGCCGCCAGCTTGGCGATCGGCCTGGCTTTGCAAGGGACTTTGCAAAACATCGCGGCTGGCATGATGTTGCTGTTACTGCGGCCATTCCAGGTCGGCGAATACATCTCCAACGGCAGCGTCGAAGGCACGGTCGATGAAATCGGCCTGTTTGCGACCAAACTGACCAAGGCCGACGGCGTTTGCCTGTTTGTGCCTAACAACCAGCTGTGGAACAGCGCGCTGACCAACTTCAGCCGCAACAATACGCGCCGTATCGACATGCCGCTCGGCATCAACTACCGGGACAATCCGGCCGTGGCTATCCAGGCCTTGCAGAAACTGCTGCTGGCGGATGAGCGGATCCTGGCGACGCCGGCGCCGCTGGTGGTGGTCACCGACCATGCCGAGAGCGCGGTGATGCTGAACATGCGCGCCTGGACCACCACCTCCGAATACTGGGCGGTGCGCTGGTCGCTGGCACAAAACGTGCAAGCAGCATTGGAGTCGGTGAACTGCTCGATCCCGTTCCCTACTCGCGAGTTGCACATCACGCGCGCAGCCGAGGTGAATACCGCAGCGTAA
- a CDS encoding MFS transporter, producing the protein MSNPAASSSAANPRMRQVALPLLFLLLGVIYASWVSRIPALRDHLQLDPAGLSLFLLGGGVGAVSSFPLAAWLIGHYGARRGCWYAGVALLLTVPCLALAPNLPLLMLVMLCLGVCSSCFNVAINALGAEAEKIAGRSIMSQLHAWFCVGTLSGALLGSAIAGLGIGPLLHFAAIACCALIPLRLCYRALPNDRPQYIAGKKHFALPHGPLIALGMVAFGGAIVEGSVADWSGVYMKDRLLASDGVAPLAFACFAGMMLLTRLVGDKLKEAFGARRIVASGALAAGIGMLIALAAGEIPFAIAGFALTGVGVATVFPFIFSAAGRHGPTALAGVTTMGYTGGLIGPPAIGFIAHGFGLTVALSLVGVLCAAVALAASRAKWLE; encoded by the coding sequence ATGTCCAACCCTGCCGCTTCATCCAGTGCCGCCAACCCGCGCATGCGCCAGGTAGCGCTGCCGCTGCTGTTCCTGCTGCTGGGCGTGATCTACGCCAGCTGGGTCTCGCGCATTCCGGCGCTGCGCGATCATTTGCAGCTGGATCCGGCCGGCCTCAGCCTGTTCCTGCTGGGCGGTGGCGTCGGCGCGGTCAGCTCGTTTCCGCTGGCGGCCTGGCTGATCGGCCACTACGGCGCTCGCCGCGGCTGCTGGTATGCCGGCGTGGCCTTGCTGCTCACTGTCCCCTGCCTGGCGCTGGCGCCCAACCTGCCGCTGCTGATGCTGGTCATGCTGTGCCTCGGAGTGTGCTCCAGCTGCTTCAATGTCGCCATCAACGCCCTCGGCGCCGAGGCGGAAAAGATCGCCGGCCGTTCGATCATGTCGCAGCTGCACGCCTGGTTCTGCGTCGGCACGCTGTCCGGCGCCTTGCTTGGCAGCGCCATCGCCGGCCTCGGTATCGGGCCCTTGTTGCACTTTGCCGCGATTGCCTGTTGCGCATTGATCCCGCTACGCCTTTGCTATCGCGCCCTGCCCAACGACCGGCCGCAATACATCGCCGGCAAAAAGCACTTCGCGCTGCCGCACGGCCCCCTGATCGCGCTCGGCATGGTTGCCTTTGGCGGCGCCATCGTCGAAGGTTCGGTGGCCGACTGGAGCGGCGTCTACATGAAGGACCGGCTGCTGGCCAGCGACGGCGTGGCGCCTCTGGCTTTCGCCTGCTTTGCCGGCATGATGCTGCTGACCAGGCTGGTGGGCGACAAGCTGAAAGAAGCATTCGGCGCCCGCCGCATCGTCGCCAGCGGCGCGCTGGCGGCCGGCATCGGCATGCTGATTGCACTGGCCGCCGGCGAAATCCCGTTCGCCATCGCCGGCTTTGCGCTGACCGGGGTCGGCGTCGCCACCGTGTTTCCGTTCATCTTCAGCGCCGCCGGCCGTCATGGCCCGACCGCGTTGGCGGGCGTCACCACCATGGGCTACACCGGCGGCCTGATCGGACCTCCTGCCATCGGTTTTATCGCACATGGCTTCGGACTGACAGTGGCGCTGTCGCTGGTGGGTGTGCTATGCGCGGCGGTAGCGCTGGCGGCGAGCCGCGCCAAATGGCTTGAGTAG